A single region of the Pseudomonadota bacterium genome encodes:
- a CDS encoding TenA family protein, giving the protein MTPDPDYGRAFAAWRGASASWAAYTRHAFVDGLAAGTLPRDAFLHYLRQDYVFLLHFSRAWALAVAKSDTLDEMKTAAGTVNALVNEEMQLHVGICREAGISEAALGETVERAENLAYTRYVLEAGYSGDLLDLLAALAPCVFGYGEIGLDTAARRGSDTYRDWIETYAGEDYQGLCVAVGELIDGALARRLGADFDAVPRFAQLAARFETATRLEVGFWDMGLQP; this is encoded by the coding sequence GTGACACCGGACCCGGACTACGGTCGCGCGTTTGCGGCCTGGCGCGGGGCGTCGGCGAGCTGGGCTGCGTACACGCGGCACGCCTTCGTCGACGGCCTCGCTGCCGGCACCTTGCCTCGAGACGCGTTTCTGCACTACTTGCGGCAAGACTACGTGTTCCTGCTGCATTTCTCGCGTGCCTGGGCGCTGGCGGTGGCAAAGTCCGACACGCTTGACGAGATGAAGACTGCCGCCGGCACGGTCAACGCGTTGGTGAACGAGGAAATGCAACTGCACGTGGGTATCTGCCGCGAGGCGGGCATCAGCGAAGCGGCGCTCGGCGAGACGGTGGAGCGCGCGGAGAACCTCGCTTACACGCGTTACGTGCTCGAAGCGGGGTACTCGGGCGACCTGCTGGACCTGCTCGCGGCGCTCGCACCGTGCGTGTTCGGCTACGGTGAGATCGGCCTGGACACGGCGGCACGCCGCGGTTCCGACACCTACCGTGACTGGATCGAGACCTACGCCGGCGAGGACTACCAGGGCCTGTGCGTTGCCGTGGGCGAGTTGATCGACGGTGCGCTCGCGCGGCGACTCGGCGCGGACTTCGACGCCGTACCGCGCTTTGCGCAGCTCGCTGCGCGGTTCGAGACCGCCACGCGACTCGAAGTGGGTTTCTGGGACATGGGATTGCAACCCTGA
- a CDS encoding ABC transporter permease has product MRAALASAVLALLLWQAVVTVFDLPHFILPCPAKVGAALWDNGALLASHAGTTLIEVLIGLVLGGSLGALTALSLAHSRRARDLLKPLLAFTQALPVFALAPILTLWLGYGLWSKVAMAVLIIFFPVMSAFLDGLLRTPAGWLDLAQTMGARERAVLVRLRVPHALPALGAGLKLAAVYAPIGAVIGEWVGSSSGLGYLMLLASGRAKVDLMFAAMLVLGVMSVTLYAVVGRVVNRAVSRFSEGTR; this is encoded by the coding sequence ATGCGGGCCGCGCTCGCGTCGGCGGTGTTGGCGTTGCTGTTGTGGCAGGCGGTGGTCACCGTCTTCGATCTGCCGCACTTCATCCTGCCGTGCCCGGCCAAGGTCGGAGCCGCGTTGTGGGACAACGGGGCCCTGCTGGCCTCACACGCCGGCACCACACTGATCGAGGTGTTGATCGGCCTCGTGCTGGGTGGGAGCCTCGGTGCGCTCACGGCGCTCTCGCTCGCGCACTCGCGGCGCGCGCGCGATCTGCTCAAGCCCCTGTTGGCGTTCACGCAAGCGCTGCCGGTCTTCGCGCTGGCACCCATCCTGACCCTGTGGCTCGGTTACGGTTTGTGGTCCAAGGTGGCGATGGCGGTGCTGATCATCTTCTTTCCGGTTATGTCGGCGTTCCTCGATGGCCTGCTGCGCACGCCGGCAGGGTGGTTGGACCTGGCCCAGACGATGGGCGCACGCGAGCGCGCGGTGCTGGTGCGCCTGCGGGTGCCGCACGCGCTCCCGGCGCTGGGTGCGGGCCTCAAGCTCGCGGCAGTCTATGCGCCCATCGGGGCGGTGATCGGCGAGTGGGTCGGCTCTTCGAGTGGGCTCGGCTACCTGATGTTGCTGGCCAGTGGCCGGGCCAAGGTCGATCTGATGTTTGCAGCCATGTTGGTGCTCGGTGTGATGTCGGTGACGCTCTACGCCGTGGTAGGCCGCGTGGTCAACCGGGCGGTGTCACGCTTCTCGGAGGGGACGCGCTGA
- a CDS encoding ATP-binding cassette domain-containing protein produces MPFADVRCDAASWTALLGASGIGKSTVLRLLAGLPVHWRFEGELAADDGEPLAHRVALMAQQDLLLPWHGVVENVSLGARLRGEAVDRDRVLGLIDRVGLQAHAGKRPPQLSGGQRQRVALARTLMEDKPVVLLDEPFSALDARTRSEMQDLAAEVLVGRTVVMVTHDPAEAARLGHRVLLMTPVAVEDIVMPSAPPPRPVDDDATLRLQGQLLRRLREPEAAV; encoded by the coding sequence GTGCCGTTTGCCGATGTCCGCTGCGACGCCGCCAGCTGGACGGCGTTGCTCGGTGCGTCGGGCATCGGCAAGAGCACCGTGCTGCGGCTGCTGGCCGGGCTGCCCGTGCACTGGCGTTTCGAGGGTGAACTCGCTGCCGACGACGGTGAACCGCTCGCCCACCGCGTGGCCCTGATGGCGCAACAGGACCTGCTGCTGCCGTGGCACGGCGTGGTGGAGAACGTGTCGCTCGGTGCGCGCCTGCGCGGCGAGGCGGTCGACCGCGACCGCGTGCTGGGCCTGATCGACCGGGTGGGGTTGCAGGCGCACGCCGGCAAGCGGCCACCGCAGCTCTCGGGCGGGCAGCGACAACGGGTTGCGCTCGCCCGCACGCTGATGGAAGACAAGCCCGTGGTGCTGCTCGACGAGCCCTTCTCGGCGCTCGACGCCCGCACCCGCTCGGAGATGCAAGACCTCGCAGCGGAGGTGTTGGTCGGGCGCACCGTGGTCATGGTCACGCACGATCCGGCGGAAGCAGCCCGGCTCGGCCACCGCGTGCTGTTGATGACCCCGGTGGCTGTGGAGGACATCGTGATGCCGTCGGCGCCGCCGCCGAGGCCGGTCGACGACGACGCGACGCTGCGGTTGCAGGGGCAGTTGCTTCGGCGTCTGCGCGAACCCGAGGCGGCGGTCTGA